A stretch of the Streptomyces sp. NBC_00078 genome encodes the following:
- a CDS encoding MFS transporter, whose amino-acid sequence MYVADSRAGTPDAPASADGAVRPLAGRRRAAVAPTVLALGTVSLITDVSSEMVTAVLPLYLVAGLGLSPLGFGLLDGIYNGFSALVRLVGGHLADRGGGRHKWVAGLGYGISALCKPLLLLAHSLTPIGLVLAADRTGKGLRTAPRDALISLSATPQTRGRAFGVHRAMDTAGALLGPLAAFLILRATVDGYDAVFTVSFCVAVAGVLVLVLFVPGASAAPAAEKAVRPRPTLRAALGLLRHRELRRITICALLLGLATISDSFVYLLLQRRLGVPDRWFALLPLGTAAAFLLLAVPLGRLADRVGRRRVFLAGHGALLTAYTLLLTSWHGPALPYAVLLLHGSFYAATDGVLMAVASDCVPQELRSSGLAVVQTGQALARFVCSLGFGAAWTLRGDRTALLASTAALALCAAFSLTTLRPAAREADA is encoded by the coding sequence ATGTACGTAGCGGACAGCCGCGCAGGCACTCCTGATGCGCCGGCGTCCGCGGACGGTGCCGTCCGGCCCCTCGCCGGGCGGCGCCGCGCCGCGGTCGCCCCCACGGTCCTCGCCCTCGGCACGGTCAGCCTGATCACCGACGTCTCGTCGGAGATGGTGACGGCCGTCCTCCCCCTGTACCTGGTGGCGGGCCTGGGCCTGTCCCCGCTGGGCTTCGGGCTGCTGGACGGGATCTACAACGGCTTCTCGGCGCTCGTACGCCTCGTGGGCGGCCATCTCGCCGACCGCGGCGGGGGCCGCCACAAGTGGGTGGCCGGGCTCGGCTACGGCATCTCGGCGCTCTGCAAGCCCCTGCTCCTGCTCGCCCACTCCCTCACCCCCATCGGCCTGGTCCTGGCCGCCGACCGCACCGGCAAGGGCCTGCGCACGGCCCCGCGCGACGCGCTGATCTCCCTGTCGGCCACACCGCAGACCCGCGGCCGCGCCTTCGGCGTGCACCGTGCGATGGACACGGCCGGCGCGCTGCTCGGCCCGCTGGCGGCGTTCCTGATCCTGCGCGCCACGGTGGACGGCTACGACGCCGTGTTCACGGTGAGCTTCTGCGTGGCGGTGGCCGGGGTCCTGGTGCTGGTGCTGTTCGTGCCGGGCGCGTCCGCGGCTCCGGCGGCCGAGAAGGCCGTACGCCCACGCCCCACCCTGCGTGCCGCCCTCGGCCTCCTGCGCCACCGCGAGCTGCGCCGTATCACGATCTGCGCGCTGCTCCTGGGTCTCGCGACGATCAGCGACTCCTTCGTCTATCTCCTGCTCCAGCGCCGTCTGGGCGTCCCCGACCGCTGGTTCGCGCTGCTCCCGCTGGGCACGGCGGCCGCGTTCCTGCTGCTGGCGGTTCCGCTGGGCCGGCTGGCCGACCGGGTGGGCCGCCGGCGCGTCTTCCTCGCGGGGCACGGGGCGCTCCTGACGGCGTACACGCTCCTGCTCACCTCCTGGCACGGCCCGGCACTCCCCTACGCCGTCCTGCTCCTGCACGGCTCCTTCTACGCGGCGACCGACGGCGTGCTCATGGCGGTGGCCTCGGACTGCGTGCCTCAGGAGCTGCGCTCGTCGGGCCTCGCGGTGGTGCAGACGGGGCAGGCGCTGGCCCGGTTCGTGTGCTCGCTGGGCTTCGGCGCGGCGTGGACGCTGCGGGGCGACCGTACGGCCCTGCTGGCGTCGACGGCGGCGCTGGCGCTGTGCGCCGCCTTCTCCCTGACGACCCTGCGCCCCGCTGCCCGGGAGGCCGACGCATGA
- a CDS encoding TolB-like translocation protein, with protein sequence MTVRNRILILLAALTALAAVAVASVLHASARADRLHRTQPGGPRVTSGPVTLTTPGRMVFRNMAWGPHRDELTTVPASDPSGPRTASGVKCLRFYAASGTGVCLQAVHGTVSDTYRALVLDARLKERARYDVPGIPSRARVSPTGHFAAWTAFVGGDSYAGTDFSTRAAIVDVRTGKLIPTLEAFRIVQDGHAYRAADVNFWGVTFASDDRTFYATLATRGRTHLVRGDLRARTVTILHANVECPSLSPDGTRIAYKKRVPGLPKDAPWHLYVLDLHTMRETPLAEPRSVDDQAVWRDGRTIVYALPGDYGADLYTVPADGTGKPRRISTAAVSPAFVGMDPDLHDKVELMRGE encoded by the coding sequence ATGACCGTACGCAACCGCATCCTGATCCTGCTGGCGGCCCTGACCGCCCTCGCGGCGGTCGCCGTGGCGTCGGTCCTGCACGCGTCGGCGCGCGCGGACCGCCTGCACCGGACCCAGCCGGGCGGGCCCCGCGTGACCTCGGGGCCGGTCACCCTCACCACCCCCGGCCGCATGGTCTTCCGCAACATGGCCTGGGGCCCGCACCGCGACGAACTGACGACGGTCCCGGCATCGGACCCGTCCGGCCCGCGCACCGCCTCCGGCGTCAAGTGCCTTCGTTTCTACGCCGCTTCGGGCACCGGCGTGTGCCTGCAGGCCGTGCACGGCACCGTCTCGGACACCTACCGCGCCCTCGTCCTGGACGCCCGCCTCAAGGAGAGGGCCCGCTACGACGTCCCGGGGATACCCTCCCGCGCCCGCGTCTCCCCCACCGGCCACTTCGCCGCCTGGACGGCGTTCGTGGGCGGCGACTCGTACGCGGGCACGGACTTCTCGACGCGCGCGGCCATCGTGGACGTACGGACGGGAAAGCTGATCCCGACGCTGGAGGCGTTCCGTATCGTGCAGGACGGCCACGCCTACCGCGCGGCGGACGTGAACTTCTGGGGAGTGACGTTCGCCTCGGACGACCGCACGTTCTACGCGACGCTGGCGACCAGGGGCAGAACCCACCTTGTCCGGGGCGACCTGCGGGCCCGCACGGTCACCATCCTCCACGCGAACGTCGAGTGCCCGTCCCTCTCACCCGACGGCACCCGCATCGCCTACAAGAAGCGGGTGCCGGGCCTCCCGAAGGACGCCCCGTGGCATCTGTACGTCCTCGACCTCCACACGATGCGCGAAACCCCGCTCGCCGAGCCTCGCAGCGTCGACGACCAGGCCGTCTGGCGCGACGGCCGGACGATCGTCTACGCCCTGCCCGGGGACTACGGGGCGGACCTGTACACGGTCCCGGCCGACGGCACGGGAAAGCCGCGGCGCATCAGCACGGCGGCTGTTTCGCCCGCGTTCGTGGGTATGGACCCCGACCTCCACGACAAGGTGGAGCTGATGCGCGGAGAGTAA
- a CDS encoding glutamine synthetase family protein: MDKQQEFVLRTLEERDIRFVRLWFTDVLGFLKSVAVAPAELEQAFDEGIGFDGSAIEGFARVYESDMIAKPDPSTFQILPWRAEAPGTARMFCDILMPDGSPSFADPRYVLKRALTRGSDLGFTFYTHPEIEFFLLKDRPLDGTRPTPADNSGYFDHTPQNIGMDFRRQAITMLESMGISVEFSHHEGAPGQQEIDLRYADALSTADNIMTFRLVMKQVALEQGVQATFMPKPFSEHPGSGMHTHLSLFEGDRNAFYESGSEYQLSKVGRSFIAGLLKHAAEISAVTNQWVNSYKRIWGGSERTAGAGGEAPSYICWGHNNRSALVRVPMYKPGKTGSARVEVRSIDSGANPYLAYATLLAAGLKGIEEGYELPPGAEDDVWALSDAERRAMGIEPLPQNLGEALTLMERSDLLADTLGEHVFDFFLRNKRQEWEEYRSEVTAFELRKNLPVL, encoded by the coding sequence ATGGACAAGCAGCAGGAGTTCGTGCTCCGGACCTTGGAGGAGCGCGACATCCGGTTCGTACGCCTGTGGTTCACGGACGTGCTGGGCTTCCTCAAGTCCGTGGCCGTGGCCCCGGCCGAGCTGGAACAGGCCTTCGACGAGGGCATCGGCTTCGACGGCTCGGCGATCGAGGGCTTCGCCCGGGTCTACGAGTCCGACATGATCGCCAAGCCGGACCCGTCGACGTTCCAGATCCTGCCCTGGCGCGCCGAGGCCCCCGGTACCGCCCGCATGTTCTGCGACATCCTCATGCCGGACGGCTCCCCGTCCTTCGCCGACCCGCGCTACGTCCTCAAGCGTGCCCTGACCCGCGGCTCCGACCTGGGCTTCACGTTCTACACGCACCCGGAGATCGAGTTCTTCCTGCTGAAGGACCGCCCGCTCGACGGCACGCGCCCGACCCCGGCCGACAACTCCGGCTACTTCGACCACACCCCGCAGAACATCGGCATGGACTTCCGCCGTCAGGCGATCACCATGCTGGAGTCGATGGGCATCTCGGTCGAGTTCTCCCACCACGAGGGCGCCCCGGGCCAGCAGGAAATCGACCTCAGGTACGCCGACGCGCTCTCCACGGCCGACAACATCATGACGTTCCGCCTGGTCATGAAGCAGGTGGCGCTGGAGCAGGGCGTGCAGGCGACGTTCATGCCGAAGCCGTTCTCGGAGCACCCGGGCAGCGGCATGCACACGCACCTGTCCCTCTTCGAGGGCGACCGCAACGCGTTCTACGAGTCCGGCTCGGAGTACCAGCTCTCCAAGGTCGGCCGCTCCTTCATCGCGGGCCTGCTGAAGCACGCGGCGGAGATCTCGGCGGTCACCAACCAGTGGGTGAACTCCTACAAGCGCATCTGGGGCGGCTCGGAGCGCACCGCCGGTGCCGGTGGCGAGGCCCCCTCGTACATCTGCTGGGGCCACAACAACCGCAGCGCCCTGGTCCGCGTCCCGATGTACAAGCCCGGCAAGACGGGCTCGGCGCGGGTCGAGGTCCGCTCGATCGACTCCGGTGCCAACCCGTACCTGGCCTACGCCACCCTGCTGGCCGCCGGCCTCAAGGGCATCGAGGAGGGCTACGAGCTCCCGCCGGGCGCCGAGGACGACGTCTGGGCCCTCTCGGACGCCGAGCGCCGCGCGATGGGCATCGAGCCGCTCCCGCAGAACCTCGGCGAGGCGCTCACCCTCATGGAGCGCAGCGACCTGCTCGCCGACACCCTGGGCGAGCACGTCTTCGACTTCTTCCTGCGCAACAAGCGCCAGGAGTGGGAGGAGTACCGCTCCGAGGTCACGGCGTTCGAGCTGCGGAAGAACCTGCCGGTGCTGTAG
- a CDS encoding DUF3105 domain-containing protein, giving the protein MGSANKTTGTARKARIEEMRRAEQTRERRNRILVIAASTVVVAALVVGAVFVVKSQDGGGSGTAGDGKAQASGHFVTGKDGVRTWSGKLARNHVQGTVNYPMHPPVGGDHNPVWLNCNGDVYTKAVKNENAVHALEHGAVWVTYTDKAKKSDVDALSAKVKQTPYSLMSPYANQASPIELSAWGHQLSVTSASDPKVGAFFETYVQGKQTPEPGASCTGGTM; this is encoded by the coding sequence ATGGGCTCCGCCAACAAGACCACCGGCACGGCACGCAAGGCGCGAATAGAGGAGATGCGGCGCGCCGAGCAGACCCGCGAGCGGCGCAACCGGATCCTGGTCATCGCCGCGAGCACCGTGGTCGTCGCGGCTCTGGTGGTCGGCGCCGTCTTCGTCGTCAAGTCGCAGGACGGCGGCGGGAGCGGCACCGCGGGCGACGGCAAGGCGCAGGCCTCGGGGCATTTCGTGACCGGCAAGGACGGCGTGCGGACCTGGTCGGGCAAGCTGGCCCGCAACCACGTCCAGGGGACCGTCAACTATCCCATGCACCCTCCGGTCGGCGGCGACCACAACCCGGTGTGGCTCAACTGCAACGGCGACGTCTACACCAAGGCCGTCAAGAACGAGAACGCCGTGCACGCGCTGGAGCACGGTGCGGTCTGGGTGACGTACACCGACAAGGCGAAGAAGTCCGACGTGGACGCGCTGTCCGCGAAGGTGAAGCAGACGCCGTACTCGCTGATGAGCCCGTACGCGAACCAGGCCTCCCCGATCGAACTGTCGGCGTGGGGGCATCAGCTGAGCGTGACGAGCGCGAGCGACCCGAAGGTCGGCGCGTTCTTCGAGACGTACGTGCAGGGCAAGCAGACTCCCGAGCCGGGCGCCTCGTGCACCGGCGGGACCATGTGA
- a CDS encoding DUF305 domain-containing protein — protein sequence MKKHIGWITGTTAAVLVAAGAITYAVAEDSGAGASTPSAGSADAGFARDMAVHHQQAVEMSYIVRDRTKDTEVRRLAYDIAQTQANQRGMLLGWLDLWGLPKVSADPPMTWMGMGGMASGKDGSLMPGMATNTEMRKLGTLNGRQAEVFYLQLMTAHHKGGIHMAEGCVAKCTVGVEKDLAQGMVDAQKSEIDLMAGMLKERGGKARS from the coding sequence ATGAAGAAGCACATCGGCTGGATCACCGGAACGACCGCGGCGGTGCTCGTCGCCGCCGGGGCGATCACCTACGCGGTCGCCGAGGACAGCGGGGCGGGCGCGAGCACGCCGTCGGCAGGATCCGCGGACGCCGGGTTCGCGCGGGACATGGCCGTGCACCACCAGCAGGCCGTCGAGATGTCGTACATCGTGCGTGACCGCACGAAGGACACGGAAGTGCGGCGGCTCGCCTACGACATCGCGCAGACGCAGGCCAACCAGCGCGGGATGCTGCTGGGCTGGCTCGATCTGTGGGGGCTGCCGAAGGTGTCGGCCGACCCGCCGATGACCTGGATGGGCATGGGCGGCATGGCCTCCGGCAAGGACGGCTCACTGATGCCCGGCATGGCGACGAACACCGAGATGCGCAAGCTCGGCACGCTGAACGGCAGGCAGGCGGAGGTCTTCTACCTGCAGCTGATGACGGCCCATCACAAGGGCGGCATCCACATGGCCGAGGGCTGCGTCGCCAAGTGCACCGTCGGCGTGGAGAAGGACCTCGCGCAGGGCATGGTCGACGCGCAGAAGTCGGAGATCGACCTGATGGCGGGCATGCTCAAGGAGCGCGGCGGGAAAGCGCGTTCCTGA
- a CDS encoding protease pro-enzyme activation domain-containing protein — MAATLPMIAGALALGIPAAQAADNPGRDTLAGTKPAWATAKADKGDASNGSQVSLRVYLAGKNAAGLAAYAKSVSDPGSPSYGKYLSAKKAQSRFGATKAQVAAVRSWLTANGLKVTGVSQHYVSVTGDVAAAEKAFGTQLHNYTKGSKTYRAPSKAASVPDGLKGAVLTVTGLDNAPHKASHDDQLPGPGDAFRNAGPFSSYYGSNIASTLPDAYGTKIPYAIKGYTGKQLRSAYGAGKYTGKRVRVAITDAYASPTIAYDAANYAKKHGDAAWKTGQLSQSLPKKYTHTGADECDASGWYGEETLDVEAVHAVAPDAHVTYVGAASCQDPDLLDSLSKVVDKHLADIVSNSWGDIEANQTPDLAAAYDQVFQFGAVEGIGFYFSSGDNGDEVANTKTKQVDTPANSAWVTAVGGTSLAVGKGDKYLWETGWGTEKATLSADGKSWTGFPGAFTSGAGGGTSKTVGEPFYQKGVVPDALAKANNAAGNRVVPDIAAIADPNTGFLVGQTQTFPDGSEKYSEYRIGGTSLAAPVIAAVQALAQEAAGGKAIGFANPSIYSKFGSKLYHDVTDKPTGSDLAVARVDFVNGVDASGGLATSVRSLGKDSSLSAVKGYDDVTGVGSPTNGYVDSYKRH; from the coding sequence ATGGCAGCGACGCTGCCCATGATCGCCGGTGCGCTGGCGCTCGGCATACCCGCGGCACAAGCTGCGGACAATCCCGGCCGGGACACACTCGCGGGCACCAAGCCCGCGTGGGCGACGGCCAAGGCGGACAAGGGCGACGCCTCGAACGGCTCCCAGGTCTCGCTGAGGGTCTACCTGGCCGGCAAGAACGCCGCGGGCCTCGCCGCGTACGCGAAGTCCGTCTCCGACCCGGGCTCGCCGTCGTACGGCAAGTACCTGAGCGCCAAGAAGGCGCAGTCCCGCTTCGGCGCGACCAAGGCCCAGGTGGCCGCGGTCAGGTCGTGGCTGACGGCCAACGGCCTGAAGGTGACCGGAGTTTCGCAGCACTACGTCTCCGTCACCGGTGATGTGGCCGCCGCCGAGAAGGCGTTCGGCACCCAGCTGCACAACTACACAAAGGGCTCCAAGACGTACCGCGCGCCGTCGAAGGCAGCCTCGGTGCCCGACGGCCTCAAGGGCGCCGTCCTGACCGTCACCGGCCTGGACAACGCTCCGCACAAGGCGAGCCACGACGACCAGCTGCCCGGTCCGGGCGACGCGTTCAGGAACGCCGGGCCGTTCTCCTCGTACTACGGCTCGAACATCGCGAGCACGCTGCCCGACGCGTACGGAACGAAGATCCCGTACGCCATCAAGGGCTACACCGGCAAGCAGCTGCGTTCCGCCTACGGCGCCGGCAAGTACACCGGCAAGCGTGTCCGGGTCGCCATCACGGACGCGTACGCCTCGCCGACCATCGCCTACGATGCCGCCAACTACGCGAAGAAGCACGGCGACGCCGCGTGGAAGACCGGTCAGCTGAGCCAGTCGCTGCCCAAGAAGTACACGCACACCGGCGCCGACGAGTGCGACGCCTCGGGCTGGTACGGCGAGGAGACCCTCGACGTCGAGGCCGTGCACGCGGTCGCGCCGGACGCGCACGTCACGTACGTGGGCGCCGCGTCCTGCCAGGACCCCGACCTGCTGGACTCGCTCAGCAAGGTGGTCGACAAACACCTCGCCGACATCGTCTCCAACTCGTGGGGCGACATCGAGGCCAACCAGACGCCGGACCTCGCGGCCGCCTACGACCAGGTCTTCCAGTTCGGAGCGGTCGAGGGCATCGGCTTCTACTTCTCCTCCGGTGACAACGGCGACGAGGTCGCCAACACCAAGACGAAGCAGGTCGACACCCCGGCCAACTCGGCGTGGGTGACGGCGGTCGGCGGTACCTCCCTCGCCGTCGGCAAGGGCGACAAGTACCTGTGGGAGACCGGCTGGGGCACCGAGAAGGCCACGCTGTCCGCGGACGGCAAGAGCTGGACCGGATTCCCCGGCGCGTTCACCTCGGGTGCGGGCGGCGGCACCAGCAAGACGGTCGGCGAGCCCTTCTACCAGAAGGGTGTCGTCCCGGACGCGCTGGCCAAGGCCAACAACGCGGCCGGCAACCGTGTGGTCCCGGACATCGCGGCGATCGCCGACCCCAACACCGGTTTCCTGGTCGGCCAGACGCAGACCTTCCCGGACGGGTCGGAGAAGTACAGCGAGTACCGCATCGGCGGCACGTCGCTCGCCGCTCCGGTGATCGCGGCCGTGCAGGCGCTGGCCCAGGAGGCGGCAGGCGGCAAGGCGATCGGTTTCGCCAACCCGTCGATCTACTCCAAGTTCGGGTCGAAGCTGTACCACGACGTCACGGACAAGCCGACGGGTTCCGACCTGGCGGTCGCGCGCGTCGACTTCGTGAACGGCGTTGACGCGTCGGGTGGTCTTGCCACCTCGGTCCGCAGCCTCGGCAAGGACAGCTCGCTGTCGGCCGTGAAGGGCTACGACGACGTCACCGGCGTGGGCTCGCCCACGAACGGCTACGTGGACTCGTACAAGCGTCACTGA
- a CDS encoding NAD(+) synthase: MPQSNFWSIYQHGFARVAACTGHTVIADPPANAEAVLRHARRCAQEGVAVAVFPEMGLCGYSIEDLLLQDALLDGVEAALREVVAGSADLLPVLVVGAPLRHRNRIYNCAVIVHRGRVLGVVPKSYPPNYREFYERRQIGDGADERGGSIRVAGEAVPFGVDLLFAADDVPGLVLHAEICEDMWVPVPPSAEAALAGATVLVNLSGSPITVGRAEDRKLLCRSASSRCLAAYVYAAAGLGESTTDLSWDGQAMVYENGLLLAETERFPLGDEYAVADVDLDLLRQERQRMGTFDDNRRTHRARTSDFRTVAFELDPPLTDLGLRRRLERFPFVPADAERLAQDCYEAYNIQVEGLQQRLAAIGGPKVVIGVSGGLDSTHALIVAARAMDRAGRPRSDILAWTLPGFATSDHTKDNAHKLMAALGVTAAELDITPTARLMLQEMDHPFASGEPVYDVTFENVQAGLRTDYLFRLANQRGGIVLGTGDLSELALGWSTYGVGDQMSHYNVNSGVPKTLIQHLIRWVISSGQHDEETGQTLAAILDTEISPELVPGEEMQSTESRIGPYALHDFTLFHVLRYGFRPSKIAFLAWHAWHDEKTGAWPPNFPEAKRVAYDLPEIRQWLEVFCRRFFAFAQFKRSAMPNGPKVSAGGSLSPRGDWRAPSDSSATAWLRDLSRFD, translated from the coding sequence GTGCCTCAGTCGAACTTCTGGTCCATCTATCAGCACGGCTTCGCACGGGTCGCCGCGTGCACGGGCCACACCGTCATCGCGGACCCCCCTGCCAACGCCGAGGCGGTCCTGCGTCACGCACGCCGATGCGCGCAGGAGGGTGTCGCCGTCGCCGTCTTCCCGGAGATGGGGCTGTGCGGCTACTCGATCGAGGACCTGCTGCTGCAGGACGCGCTGCTCGACGGGGTCGAGGCGGCGCTCCGGGAGGTGGTGGCCGGGTCCGCGGACCTGCTGCCGGTGCTGGTCGTCGGCGCCCCGCTGCGCCATCGCAACCGGATCTACAACTGCGCCGTGATCGTGCACCGCGGCCGCGTCCTCGGCGTCGTGCCCAAGTCGTATCCGCCGAACTACCGGGAGTTCTACGAGCGCCGGCAGATCGGTGACGGTGCCGACGAACGCGGCGGGTCGATCCGGGTCGCGGGCGAGGCCGTGCCGTTCGGCGTGGATCTGCTGTTCGCGGCGGACGACGTCCCGGGACTCGTGCTGCACGCGGAGATCTGCGAGGACATGTGGGTGCCCGTGCCGCCCAGCGCGGAGGCGGCCCTCGCCGGTGCGACCGTCCTGGTCAACCTCTCCGGCAGCCCGATCACGGTCGGGCGCGCCGAGGACCGCAAGCTGCTGTGCCGCTCGGCGTCCTCCCGCTGCCTGGCCGCGTACGTCTACGCGGCGGCCGGCCTCGGCGAGTCGACCACCGACCTGTCCTGGGACGGCCAGGCCATGGTCTACGAGAACGGCTTGCTGCTGGCCGAGACGGAGCGGTTCCCGCTCGGCGACGAGTACGCGGTGGCCGACGTGGACCTCGACCTGCTGCGGCAGGAGCGGCAGCGGATGGGCACCTTCGACGACAACCGCCGTACGCACCGCGCGCGCACCAGCGACTTCCGTACGGTCGCCTTCGAACTCGATCCGCCGCTCACCGACCTGGGTCTGCGCCGTCGCCTGGAGCGCTTCCCGTTCGTGCCGGCCGACGCCGAGCGCCTGGCCCAGGACTGCTACGAGGCGTACAACATCCAGGTGGAGGGCCTTCAGCAGCGGCTCGCGGCGATCGGCGGCCCGAAGGTGGTCATCGGGGTGTCAGGCGGCCTCGACTCCACGCACGCGCTGATCGTCGCCGCCCGCGCGATGGACCGCGCGGGCCGCCCGCGCAGCGACATCCTGGCCTGGACGCTGCCCGGCTTCGCCACCAGCGACCACACCAAGGACAACGCCCACAAGCTGATGGCCGCCCTGGGCGTCACCGCGGCCGAGCTGGACATCACGCCGACCGCACGGCTGATGCTGCAGGAGATGGACCACCCGTTCGCGTCCGGCGAGCCGGTGTACGACGTCACCTTCGAGAACGTGCAGGCAGGGCTCCGCACCGACTACCTGTTCCGGCTGGCCAACCAGCGCGGCGGCATCGTGCTCGGCACCGGTGACCTCTCCGAGCTGGCGCTGGGCTGGTCCACGTACGGCGTGGGCGACCAGATGAGCCACTACAACGTCAACTCGGGTGTGCCGAAGACGCTGATCCAGCATCTGATCCGCTGGGTCATCAGCAGCGGTCAGCACGACGAGGAGACCGGCCAGACGCTCGCTGCGATCCTCGACACCGAGATCAGCCCGGAACTCGTACCGGGCGAGGAGATGCAGTCCACCGAGTCCCGGATCGGGCCGTACGCGCTGCACGACTTCACGCTGTTCCATGTCCTGCGGTACGGCTTCCGGCCGTCGAAGATCGCCTTCCTGGCCTGGCACGCCTGGCACGACGAGAAGACCGGCGCGTGGCCGCCCAACTTCCCGGAGGCCAAGCGGGTGGCGTACGACCTGCCGGAGATCCGGCAGTGGCTGGAGGTCTTCTGCCGCCGCTTCTTCGCGTTCGCGCAGTTCAAGCGGTCGGCCATGCCGAACGGGCCCAAGGTGTCGGCCGGCGGTTCGCTGTCACCGCGCGGCGACTGGCGCGCGCCGTCGGACAGCTCGGCGACCGCATGGCTGCGGGATCTTTCCCGCTTCGACTAG
- a CDS encoding MFS transporter, which translates to MPLALLALAVGAFGIGTTEFVMMGLLPDVASDLNVSIPTAGHLVSAYALGVVIGAPLLAAVTARMSRRTVLIGLMALFVVGNALSAFAPGYDSLLAARFLSGLPHGAFFGVGAVVATNMVAPERKARSVSLMFLGLTVANVAGVPVATLMGQHLGWRATFLGVGAIGLAAIAALSLLIPHAPTQAAAAGGLRGELAALRSVPVWLALGTTVAGFGALFAAYSYITPMLTDAAGYAETSVTLLLALFGVGATAGNLAGGRLADHSLRGTLFGGLVSLAAVLALFPLLMSTQWSAALAVILLGAAAFITGSPLQLMVMEKASAAPSLASSANQAAFNLANAGGAWIGGVALAAGFGVTSPSLAGAALAVLGLGVAGAACAVDRRRPVPQARAVRERVVASHVPQQSEALHR; encoded by the coding sequence ATGCCCCTGGCCCTGCTCGCACTGGCCGTCGGCGCTTTCGGTATCGGCACCACCGAGTTCGTGATGATGGGCCTGCTGCCCGACGTCGCGAGCGACCTGAACGTCTCGATCCCCACCGCGGGTCATCTGGTCTCCGCGTACGCGCTGGGTGTCGTCATCGGCGCCCCGCTCCTCGCCGCCGTCACCGCGCGGATGTCCCGCCGTACGGTCCTGATCGGCCTGATGGCCCTGTTCGTGGTCGGCAACGCGCTGTCCGCGTTCGCCCCCGGCTACGACTCGCTCCTGGCCGCCCGCTTCCTGAGCGGTCTGCCGCACGGCGCCTTCTTCGGCGTGGGCGCCGTCGTCGCCACGAACATGGTGGCGCCGGAACGCAAGGCACGCTCCGTCTCGCTGATGTTCCTCGGCCTCACGGTCGCCAACGTCGCCGGCGTCCCGGTCGCCACGCTCATGGGACAGCACCTGGGCTGGCGGGCCACCTTCCTCGGCGTGGGCGCGATCGGCCTGGCGGCGATCGCCGCGCTCTCCCTGCTGATCCCGCACGCCCCCACCCAAGCCGCTGCGGCCGGGGGCCTGCGCGGCGAACTGGCCGCCCTGCGGTCCGTGCCCGTCTGGCTGGCGCTCGGCACGACCGTCGCCGGCTTCGGCGCCCTGTTCGCCGCGTACAGCTACATCACGCCGATGCTCACGGACGCCGCCGGGTACGCCGAGACCAGCGTGACGCTGCTGCTGGCGCTGTTCGGCGTCGGCGCGACGGCGGGCAACCTGGCGGGCGGCCGCCTCGCCGACCACTCCCTGCGCGGGACGCTGTTCGGCGGGCTGGTGTCACTGGCGGCCGTACTGGCCCTGTTCCCGCTGCTGATGTCCACCCAGTGGAGCGCGGCCCTCGCCGTGATCCTGCTCGGCGCGGCGGCCTTCATCACCGGCTCGCCCCTCCAGCTGATGGTCATGGAGAAGGCGTCGGCGGCCCCGTCCCTGGCGTCCTCCGCGAACCAGGCCGCGTTCAACCTGGCCAACGCCGGGGGCGCGTGGATCGGCGGCGTGGCCCTGGCCGCCGGCTTCGGCGTGACCTCGCCGTCCCTGGCGGGCGCGGCGCTGGCCGTGCTCGGCCTGGGCGTCGCGGGGGCCGCGTGCGCGGTGGACCGGCGGCGGCCCGTCCCGCAGGCGCGGGCCGTACGGGAACGCGTGGTCGCCTCCCATGTGCCGCAGCAGTCGGAGGCGCTGCACCGCTGA